One genomic segment of Impatiens glandulifera chromosome 6, dImpGla2.1, whole genome shotgun sequence includes these proteins:
- the LOC124942910 gene encoding RHOMBOID-like protein 12, mitochondrial isoform X1 yields the protein MQNLFASKLASKLPRIVSNSTSYLYPSPLLRTEVNHVLRRYTAAELPAHFSSHFRSSRHPWQSQNILSQKIYGFIPTTALAKRLTTNAIWTKGFISSNVSFLKLQFPKKRLGYHSSFDYQNRSWLSWLRSQTPDRVVLGLILTNTAVFMLWRLADEQFMIQNFTISVNNFNSGRIHTLITSAFSHIDIGHIVSNMLGLYFFGMQIGQTFGADFLLKLYLSGAVVGSIFYLIHHAFIASKSTRNWTSTPGLGASGAVNAIMLLQIFLFPKSTIFLDFFIPVPAMLLGVFIIGKDLLRVIEGDPQISGATHLGGVAVAAVAWARIRKGRF from the exons ATGCAGAATCTATTTGCCTCAAAACTAGCCTCCAAATTGCCAAGAATTGTCTCCAACAGCACATCATATCTCTACCCTTCTCCTCTCTTGAGAACCGAAGTAAATCACGTACTTCGCCGCTACACCGCCGCCGAACTGCCAGCCCATTTCTCATCTCACTTCAGATCTTCTCGACATCCATGGCAGTCGCAGAATATACTTTCTCAGAAAATTTATGGGTTCATACCAACCACAGCTTTGGCAAAGCGGTTGACTACAAATGCGATTTGGACTAAAGGGTTTATATCTTCCAATGTTAGTTTTCTGAAACTCCAATTTCCAAAGAAGAGGCTTGGGTACCATTCATCATTTGATTATCAGAATCGCAGCTG GCTATCATGGCTGAGAAGTCAAACACCTGATCGAGTGGTATTGGGCTTGATTTTAACAAATACAGCTGTCTTCATGCTATGGAGATTAGCAGATGAACAATTTATGATTCAGAACTTTACA ATTTCAGTAAACAATTTCAACAGTGGAAGAATCCATACATTGATAACTTCTGCTTTCAGTCATATTGATATTGGGCACATTGTGTCAAACATGCTTGGCTTATACTTCTTTGGGATGCAG ATTGGACAAACTTTTGGAGCCGATTTTTTGCTGAAGTTGTATCTATCTGGGGCTGTTGTTGGAtcaattttttatcttatcCACCATGCTTTTATAGCATCAAAG AGTACAAGAAATTGGACAAGTACTCCAGGTTTG GGAGCTAGTGGAGCGGTGAATGCGATAATGTTGCTCCAAATATTTCTGTTCCCAAAGTCGACTATTTTTTTGGACTTCTTCATACCAGTACCCGCCATGTTACTG GGTGTCTTTATTATTGGAAAAGACCTGCTCAGAGTAATAGAG GGTGACCCTCAGATCTCAGGAGCTACACACTTGGGTGGTGTTGCGGTTGCTGCAGTAGCATGGGCTCGGATTAGGAAGGGTCGATTCTGA
- the LOC124942910 gene encoding RHOMBOID-like protein 12, mitochondrial isoform X2 codes for MQNLFASKLASKLPRIVSNSTSYLYPSPLLRTEVNHVLRRYTAAELPAHFSSHFRSSRHPWQSQNILSQKIYGFIPTTALAKRLTTNAIWTKGFISSNVSFLKLQFPKKRLGYHSSFDYQNRSWLSWLRSQTPDRVVLGLILTNTAVFMLWRLADEQFMIQNFTISVNNFNSGRIHTLITSAFSHIDIGHIVSNMLGLYFFGMQIGQTFGADFLLKLYLSGAVVGSIFYLIHHAFIASKGASGAVNAIMLLQIFLFPKSTIFLDFFIPVPAMLLGVFIIGKDLLRVIEGDPQISGATHLGGVAVAAVAWARIRKGRF; via the exons ATGCAGAATCTATTTGCCTCAAAACTAGCCTCCAAATTGCCAAGAATTGTCTCCAACAGCACATCATATCTCTACCCTTCTCCTCTCTTGAGAACCGAAGTAAATCACGTACTTCGCCGCTACACCGCCGCCGAACTGCCAGCCCATTTCTCATCTCACTTCAGATCTTCTCGACATCCATGGCAGTCGCAGAATATACTTTCTCAGAAAATTTATGGGTTCATACCAACCACAGCTTTGGCAAAGCGGTTGACTACAAATGCGATTTGGACTAAAGGGTTTATATCTTCCAATGTTAGTTTTCTGAAACTCCAATTTCCAAAGAAGAGGCTTGGGTACCATTCATCATTTGATTATCAGAATCGCAGCTG GCTATCATGGCTGAGAAGTCAAACACCTGATCGAGTGGTATTGGGCTTGATTTTAACAAATACAGCTGTCTTCATGCTATGGAGATTAGCAGATGAACAATTTATGATTCAGAACTTTACA ATTTCAGTAAACAATTTCAACAGTGGAAGAATCCATACATTGATAACTTCTGCTTTCAGTCATATTGATATTGGGCACATTGTGTCAAACATGCTTGGCTTATACTTCTTTGGGATGCAG ATTGGACAAACTTTTGGAGCCGATTTTTTGCTGAAGTTGTATCTATCTGGGGCTGTTGTTGGAtcaattttttatcttatcCACCATGCTTTTATAGCATCAAAG GGAGCTAGTGGAGCGGTGAATGCGATAATGTTGCTCCAAATATTTCTGTTCCCAAAGTCGACTATTTTTTTGGACTTCTTCATACCAGTACCCGCCATGTTACTG GGTGTCTTTATTATTGGAAAAGACCTGCTCAGAGTAATAGAG GGTGACCCTCAGATCTCAGGAGCTACACACTTGGGTGGTGTTGCGGTTGCTGCAGTAGCATGGGCTCGGATTAGGAAGGGTCGATTCTGA